One window from the genome of Esox lucius isolate fEsoLuc1 chromosome 23, fEsoLuc1.pri, whole genome shotgun sequence encodes:
- the podxl gene encoding podocalyxin isoform X2, with amino-acid sequence MDFKTRFRLAFLSLGLVLHASVMGDNNMTAAKGNMSNTPTTQLPQNTSTIVPTMTENTMNASTKPTVTAEPTTTRATGSAPDNTSVDKATTYTTTNQTEPSLPPGTGSMVASTTANAIGTTSQPEVNKTMSRATAPTMTTNASPPVTTNTELATFLTTRPNEAITKSVRPTITLSTPLSESSSSSEPNSTSNPAPPMSNTRTVLVPTTPAKTTASQSIKKEEIMEPSGLVPTTPAKTTAILPNDKNIKTFCMTKGDKEMHNSTELVNLCNDVMSHLKDGAKCSLTIRGSKDNNDKTIDITVSGSVDPLVMDQFEKETIPNDKTTLIAIITSCGAVLAMIIGFIIYASFYRKPYKKNHQLYLTEELQTVENGYHDNPTLEVEAQPEMQEKKVALNGEYNDCWIAPFDCLPKEGIPPEEEDTHL; translated from the exons atggATTTCAAAACACGATTCAGGTTGGCATTTCTTTCACTTG GTCTTGTTCTTCATGCGTCCGTCATGGGTGACAACAATATGACTGCGGCCAAGGGGAATATGTCAAACACACCTACTACCCAGCTCCCCCAAAACACTTCCACTATAGTTCCGACCATGACAGAAAACACTATGAATGCAAGCACCAAACCAACAGTCACTGCTGAGCCCACGACCACACGAGCCACTGGCTCTGCCCCAGATAACACTTCTGTAGATAAAGCTACCACTTACACTACAACCAATCAGACGGAACCCAGTCTCCCCCCCGGTACTGGCAGCATGGTCGCGTCCACAACAGCTAATGCCATTGGGACCACTTCTCAACCTGAGGTGAACAAAACCATGAGCAGAGCTACTGCCCCCACAATGACCACGAACGCTTCTCCTCCTGTAACCACGAACACGGAGTTAGCAACATTTCTGACAACCCGACCCAACGAGGCCATCACCAAAA GTGTGAGACCGACCATAACACTTTCTACACCATTGTCAGAGTCATCCTCTTCCTCCGAGCCCAACTCCACAAGCAATCCAGCGCCACCCATGTCCAACACACGCACAGTTTTGGTGCCCACAACCCCGGCCAAGACAACAGCTAGCCAGTCAATAAAGAAAGAAGAAATCATG GAACCAAGCGGGTTGGTGCCAACAACTCCGGCCAAGACAACAGCTATCCTGccaaatgacaaaaacattaaaacg TTTTGTATGACCAAAGGAGATAAAGAG ATGCACAACAGTACAGAACTGGTGAACCTCTGCAATGATGTGATGTCCCATTTGAAGGATGGTGCCAAATGTTCTCTGACAATAAGGGGGTCCAAAGATAACAATGACAAGACCATTGACATCACCGTGTCCGGCAGTG TGGATCCCTTGGTCATGGATCAATTTGAAAAAGAAACT ATACCAAATGACAAAACAACCTTGATTGCCATTATTACATCCTGCGGAGCCGTGCTGGCCATGATTATAGGCTTCATCATTTACGCGTCCTTCTACCGTAAGCCCTACAAGAAGAATCACCAG CTATACCTGACGGAGGAATTGCAGACCGTGGAGAACGGTTACCACGACAACCCGACCCTGGAGGTGGAGGCGCAGCCGGAGATGCAGGAGAAGAAGGTGGCCCTGAATGGCGAGTACAACGACTGCTGGATTGCACCCTTCGACTGCCTGCCTAAAGAGGGCATTCCCCCAGAGGAGGAAGACACACACCTGTAG
- the podxl gene encoding podocalyxin isoform X1 codes for MDFKTRFRLAFLSLGLVLHASVMGDNNMTAAKGNMSNTPTTQLPQNTSTIVPTMTENTMNASTKPTVTAEPTTTRATGSAPDNTSVDKATTYTTTNQTEPSLPPGTGSMVASTTANAIGTTSQPEVNKTMSRATAPTMTTNASPPVTTNTELATFLTTRPNEAITKSVRPTITLSTPLSESSSSSEPNSTSNPAPPMSNTRTVLVPTTPAKTTASQSIKKEEIMEPSGLVPTTPAKTTAILPNDKNIKTEPSGLVLTTPAKTTAILQKDKNIKTFCMTKGDKEMHNSTELVNLCNDVMSHLKDGAKCSLTIRGSKDNNDKTIDITVSGSVDPLVMDQFEKETIPNDKTTLIAIITSCGAVLAMIIGFIIYASFYRKPYKKNHQLYLTEELQTVENGYHDNPTLEVEAQPEMQEKKVALNGEYNDCWIAPFDCLPKEGIPPEEEDTHL; via the exons atggATTTCAAAACACGATTCAGGTTGGCATTTCTTTCACTTG GTCTTGTTCTTCATGCGTCCGTCATGGGTGACAACAATATGACTGCGGCCAAGGGGAATATGTCAAACACACCTACTACCCAGCTCCCCCAAAACACTTCCACTATAGTTCCGACCATGACAGAAAACACTATGAATGCAAGCACCAAACCAACAGTCACTGCTGAGCCCACGACCACACGAGCCACTGGCTCTGCCCCAGATAACACTTCTGTAGATAAAGCTACCACTTACACTACAACCAATCAGACGGAACCCAGTCTCCCCCCCGGTACTGGCAGCATGGTCGCGTCCACAACAGCTAATGCCATTGGGACCACTTCTCAACCTGAGGTGAACAAAACCATGAGCAGAGCTACTGCCCCCACAATGACCACGAACGCTTCTCCTCCTGTAACCACGAACACGGAGTTAGCAACATTTCTGACAACCCGACCCAACGAGGCCATCACCAAAA GTGTGAGACCGACCATAACACTTTCTACACCATTGTCAGAGTCATCCTCTTCCTCCGAGCCCAACTCCACAAGCAATCCAGCGCCACCCATGTCCAACACACGCACAGTTTTGGTGCCCACAACCCCGGCCAAGACAACAGCTAGCCAGTCAATAAAGAAAGAAGAAATCATG GAACCAAGCGGGTTGGTGCCAACAACTCCGGCCAAGACAACAGCTATCCTGccaaatgacaaaaacattaaaacg GAACCAAGCGGGTTGGTGCTCACAACTCCGGCCAAGACAACAGCTATCctgcaaaaagacaaaaacattaaaacg TTTTGTATGACCAAAGGAGATAAAGAG ATGCACAACAGTACAGAACTGGTGAACCTCTGCAATGATGTGATGTCCCATTTGAAGGATGGTGCCAAATGTTCTCTGACAATAAGGGGGTCCAAAGATAACAATGACAAGACCATTGACATCACCGTGTCCGGCAGTG TGGATCCCTTGGTCATGGATCAATTTGAAAAAGAAACT ATACCAAATGACAAAACAACCTTGATTGCCATTATTACATCCTGCGGAGCCGTGCTGGCCATGATTATAGGCTTCATCATTTACGCGTCCTTCTACCGTAAGCCCTACAAGAAGAATCACCAG CTATACCTGACGGAGGAATTGCAGACCGTGGAGAACGGTTACCACGACAACCCGACCCTGGAGGTGGAGGCGCAGCCGGAGATGCAGGAGAAGAAGGTGGCCCTGAATGGCGAGTACAACGACTGCTGGATTGCACCCTTCGACTGCCTGCCTAAAGAGGGCATTCCCCCAGAGGAGGAAGACACACACCTGTAG